A region of Streptomyces sp. NBC_01750 DNA encodes the following proteins:
- a CDS encoding cystathionine gamma-lyase translates to MSAGHGTFPLTTGDGTRAVRAGLPEPVKYEPTLPGPVFAAHFHLPGEATGPYTYGRDSNPTWTHLERAIGELEAPGESVETVAFASGMAAVSAVLFSQLKAGDAVVLPVDGYQALPLVRERLEAYGVEVRTAPTGDDAQLSVLDGARLLWIETPSNPGLDVCDVRRLAEAAHAAGALVAVDNTLATPLGQRPLELGADFSVASDTKGMTGHGDILLGHVTCRDTDLAAGVRKWRKVVGAIPGPMEAWLAHRSLATLQLRIERQCANALALAEALSARGEVTGLRYPGLATDPSHKTASLQMRRFGCVVSFVLPDRGQAERFMDSLRLVDDATSFGGVRSTAERRGRWGGDAVPDGFIRFSAGAEDAEDLVADVLRALDEAADSTS, encoded by the coding sequence ATGAGCGCGGGACACGGGACCTTTCCCCTGACGACCGGGGATGGCACCAGGGCGGTACGGGCGGGGCTGCCCGAGCCGGTGAAGTACGAACCGACCCTGCCGGGTCCGGTCTTCGCGGCCCACTTCCATCTGCCGGGCGAGGCCACCGGGCCGTACACCTACGGCCGTGACTCAAACCCGACCTGGACACATCTCGAGCGGGCGATCGGCGAGCTGGAGGCGCCGGGGGAGTCCGTCGAGACCGTGGCCTTCGCCTCGGGCATGGCGGCAGTCTCGGCCGTGCTCTTCTCGCAGCTGAAGGCCGGTGACGCGGTGGTGCTTCCGGTCGACGGCTATCAGGCGCTGCCGCTGGTGCGCGAGCGGCTCGAGGCGTACGGCGTCGAGGTGCGCACCGCGCCGACCGGCGACGACGCGCAGCTCTCCGTCCTGGACGGGGCCCGGCTGCTGTGGATCGAGACACCGTCCAATCCGGGGCTCGATGTCTGCGATGTACGGCGGCTCGCGGAGGCGGCGCACGCGGCCGGCGCTCTGGTCGCGGTCGACAACACCCTGGCGACACCGCTCGGCCAGCGCCCGCTGGAGCTGGGCGCCGACTTCTCGGTGGCGAGCGACACCAAGGGAATGACAGGCCACGGCGACATCTTGCTCGGACATGTGACCTGCCGCGATACGGATTTGGCCGCCGGTGTGCGGAAGTGGCGCAAGGTCGTAGGAGCGATCCCCGGCCCGATGGAAGCGTGGCTCGCGCACCGCTCACTGGCCACGCTGCAGCTGCGGATCGAGCGGCAGTGCGCGAACGCGCTGGCGCTCGCGGAGGCGCTGAGCGCGCGCGGCGAGGTGACAGGTCTGCGCTATCCGGGCCTGGCGACAGACCCTTCGCACAAGACAGCCTCGCTGCAGATGCGGCGCTTCGGCTGTGTGGTCTCGTTCGTCCTGCCGGACCGCGGCCAGGCGGAACGCTTCATGGACAGTCTGCGGCTGGTGGACGACGCGACGAGCTTCGGTGGAGTGCGGTCCACCGCGGAACGGCGCGGACGCTGGGGCGGCGACGCCGTGCCGGATGGCTTCATCCGGTTCTCGGCGGGCGCAGAGGACGCCGAGGACCTCGTGGCAGATGTGCTGCGGGCGCTGGACGAGGCGGCGGACTCAACTTCGTAG
- a CDS encoding GNAT family N-acetyltransferase, which produces MNDLDIRPAAVDDIPAIVAMLADDPLGAQRESPEDLAPYTAAFERLAQDPNQYQAVAVREGRVVGTLQLTIIPGLSRRGSTRSIIEGVRIHADERGSGLGTRLIEWAIDESRRQNCQLVQLTSDINRTDARRFYERLGFTASHVGFKLQL; this is translated from the coding sequence ATGAACGATCTGGACATACGGCCGGCGGCAGTCGACGACATCCCGGCGATCGTGGCGATGCTCGCCGACGACCCGCTGGGAGCTCAGCGCGAATCGCCGGAGGACCTCGCCCCGTACACCGCCGCCTTCGAGCGGCTGGCCCAGGACCCGAATCAGTACCAGGCTGTCGCCGTACGCGAGGGCCGGGTCGTCGGCACGCTCCAGCTCACGATCATCCCCGGACTGTCCCGCCGAGGCTCCACCCGCTCAATCATTGAGGGCGTCCGGATCCACGCCGACGAGCGAGGCAGCGGTCTCGGCACCCGGCTCATCGAATGGGCCATTGACGAATCACGTCGCCAGAATTGCCAGTTGGTTCAGCTGACCTCGGACATCAACCGCACCGACGCCCGCCGCTTCTATGAGCGGCTCGGCTTCACCGCCTCCCACGTGGGCTTCAAACTCCAGCTCTGA
- a CDS encoding DUF2269 domain-containing protein, with amino-acid sequence MKPLRRPARRALLVVHVAASAGWLGLTLGLLALAVTAATTESGPMIEATCRSMKVFTDWLVIPVALLTLISGLLLSLRTKWGLARHRWVYTKFWLTLITITASLFALRPAVNNAVDTISSGTPLTEPRDLVMGPAVSLTTYIFMTVISVLKPWGLTRRGRRSRVSATSPKALDERSLRRTA; translated from the coding sequence GTGAAACCACTCAGGCGCCCCGCTCGCCGGGCCCTCCTCGTCGTCCATGTCGCCGCATCCGCCGGCTGGCTCGGGCTCACGCTCGGCCTGCTCGCGCTTGCCGTCACCGCCGCCACCACCGAGTCGGGGCCGATGATCGAGGCCACGTGCCGCTCGATGAAGGTCTTCACGGACTGGCTGGTGATTCCGGTCGCGCTGCTGACCCTGATCAGCGGTCTGTTGTTGTCGCTCCGCACCAAATGGGGCCTTGCCAGGCACCGCTGGGTCTATACGAAGTTCTGGCTGACCCTCATCACCATCACCGCGTCACTCTTCGCTCTGCGCCCGGCGGTCAACAACGCGGTCGACACCATCTCGTCAGGTACGCCATTGACCGAGCCGCGCGACCTGGTGATGGGCCCGGCCGTCTCCCTGACCACGTACATCTTCATGACCGTCATCTCCGTCCTCAAGCCGTGGGGCCTCACGCGGCGCGGCCGGCGGTCGCGCGTCTCGGCCACTTCACCGAAAGCGCTGGACGAACGATCACTCCGTCGGACAGCCTGA
- a CDS encoding winged helix DNA-binding domain-containing protein, with amino-acid sequence MHRISDEQRRIRLGRRHLLAPSVRGDTPVAVADAIVALHATDASTVFLSACARLTDPGVQAVEQSLYEDVTLVRLLSMRRTLFAVSAELAPYVDASTARAIAAKERRTLVSHLAEDGNGLDERWLAEAEEAVMAALAARGSATGSQLAADVPALRTKITIFPGKKYETVQGVASRVIRVLAADGRIRRDRPRGSWTSSQFRWTASEPWPPLPAAEARAELARRWLLSYGPATEADLKWWTGWSLGDVRKALAAAGAEKVSLDAGTGYVAPGDTAPEPAVESWAALLPALDPSAMAWADRDFHLSVDHRAALFDRSGNIGPTVWWNGEIIGGWTQRADGEIVWRLLTDPGREAAAAIEAEASRLSAWVGETRITPRFRTPLERELTA; translated from the coding sequence GTGCACCGGATCAGTGACGAACAGCGCCGCATCCGGCTCGGCCGCCGCCATCTGCTGGCCCCGTCCGTGCGCGGTGATACACCGGTGGCGGTCGCCGACGCGATCGTCGCACTGCACGCCACCGACGCCTCGACCGTCTTCCTCTCCGCCTGCGCACGCCTCACCGACCCGGGCGTCCAAGCCGTGGAGCAGTCTCTGTACGAGGACGTGACGCTGGTCCGGCTGCTCTCCATGCGGCGCACGCTCTTCGCCGTCTCCGCCGAACTCGCACCGTATGTCGATGCGTCCACCGCGCGTGCCATTGCCGCCAAGGAGCGCAGAACACTCGTCAGTCATCTGGCGGAGGACGGGAACGGGCTGGACGAACGGTGGCTCGCCGAAGCCGAGGAGGCGGTCATGGCCGCTCTCGCCGCACGCGGCTCCGCCACCGGCAGCCAGCTCGCCGCCGATGTCCCTGCCCTTCGGACGAAGATCACCATCTTCCCCGGCAAGAAGTACGAGACGGTGCAGGGCGTGGCCAGCCGGGTCATCCGCGTGCTCGCCGCCGACGGCCGCATCCGGCGAGACCGGCCGCGCGGCTCCTGGACCTCCAGCCAGTTCCGGTGGACGGCGAGCGAGCCATGGCCTCCGTTGCCGGCTGCCGAGGCACGGGCCGAACTGGCCAGGCGCTGGCTGCTCTCCTACGGACCGGCCACCGAGGCCGACCTCAAATGGTGGACGGGGTGGTCCCTCGGCGACGTACGCAAAGCGCTGGCCGCCGCCGGCGCCGAGAAGGTCAGCCTCGATGCGGGCACGGGCTATGTGGCGCCCGGCGACACCGCGCCCGAACCGGCCGTGGAGTCCTGGGCCGCACTGCTCCCCGCGCTCGATCCGAGTGCCATGGCCTGGGCCGACCGCGACTTCCATCTCAGCGTCGACCATCGCGCCGCGCTCTTCGACCGGTCGGGCAATATCGGCCCCACCGTGTGGTGGAACGGAGAGATCATCGGCGGCTGGACCCAGCGCGCTGACGGCGAGATCGTCTGGCGACTGCTGACCGACCCTGGCCGTGAGGCCGCCGCAGCGATCGAAGCGGAGGCCTCACGACTGTCGGCATGGGTGGGAGAGACGCGGATCACGCCCCGCTTCCGTACACCGCTGGAGCGGGAGTTGACGGCCTGA
- a CDS encoding MarR family winged helix-turn-helix transcriptional regulator: MTATDPALTALSQSWCSLSLLHGKIEAHIERALESRHGLSMREYSLLDVLSRQHSGPGGHLQMKQVADAVVLSQSATTRLVTRLENRGLLTRYLCDTDRRGIYTDVTEAGLQLLAEARPTNDTALREALDEASKNPELASLVKTVEELRVPA; encoded by the coding sequence ATGACCGCGACCGACCCCGCACTCACCGCTCTCTCTCAGAGCTGGTGCTCTCTCTCCCTGCTCCACGGGAAGATCGAGGCCCATATCGAGCGCGCCCTCGAGTCCCGGCACGGCCTGAGCATGCGGGAGTACTCACTGCTCGACGTCCTGAGCCGCCAGCACAGCGGCCCCGGCGGCCATCTGCAGATGAAGCAGGTCGCCGATGCCGTCGTCCTCAGCCAGAGCGCCACCACCCGCCTGGTCACCCGTCTCGAGAACCGCGGCCTGCTGACCCGCTATCTCTGCGACACCGACCGGCGCGGCATCTACACCGACGTCACCGAGGCAGGCCTGCAGCTGCTCGCCGAGGCGCGGCCCACCAACGACACGGCTCTGCGCGAGGCACTCGACGAGGCCTCCAAGAACCCCGAGCTGGCTTCCCTGGTCAAGACTGTCGAGGAACTGAGGGTCCCCGCGTAG
- a CDS encoding LysR family transcriptional regulator has protein sequence MDLALLRTFVTVHRAGSFTRAAALLGLSQPAVTGQIRTLERQLGRPLFLRQARGVTPTTIGDELAHRAAPHLDALVEIAETGLDEEAGVRTLHLAGLPEFTSLRALPALTPLISQGLALRASFGNSEEALEGLAAGHHDLAITTARPRGGLLTATPLCDEEHVLIASPRWAARLGPGVLRKGHVVLEQLPVVEVHESLPLVSRYWSAVFDSRPAAAGAVIAPDLRAVLEAAASGAGLAVLPRYLCEDALQRGRVVALLDPPVPPLRTYFLVVRTGTLALPHIARAHEWLLRAAVDW, from the coding sequence ATGGATCTGGCCCTGTTACGCACATTCGTCACGGTGCACCGGGCCGGCTCATTCACCCGTGCCGCCGCGCTGCTCGGCCTCTCCCAGCCCGCGGTGACCGGCCAGATCCGCACGTTGGAGCGGCAGCTGGGCCGCCCCCTGTTCCTGCGCCAGGCGCGCGGAGTGACCCCCACGACGATCGGCGACGAGCTCGCGCACCGCGCCGCGCCGCATCTGGACGCCCTGGTGGAGATCGCCGAGACCGGGCTCGACGAAGAGGCGGGTGTACGGACCCTGCATCTCGCCGGCCTCCCGGAGTTCACCTCCCTGCGCGCCCTGCCCGCCCTCACCCCGCTGATCTCCCAGGGGCTGGCGCTGCGGGCCTCGTTCGGGAATTCCGAGGAAGCACTGGAGGGACTGGCCGCCGGACATCACGATCTGGCCATCACCACGGCCCGTCCGCGCGGCGGGCTGCTCACCGCGACTCCGCTCTGCGACGAGGAGCACGTACTGATCGCCTCGCCGCGCTGGGCGGCGCGGCTGGGGCCCGGCGTCCTGCGCAAGGGGCATGTGGTGCTCGAGCAGCTGCCGGTCGTGGAGGTGCACGAGTCCCTGCCGCTGGTCTCGCGCTACTGGTCCGCCGTCTTCGACTCCCGGCCGGCCGCCGCCGGCGCCGTCATCGCGCCCGATCTGCGGGCGGTCCTGGAGGCCGCGGCCTCGGGTGCCGGGCTCGCTGTGCTGCCGCGCTATCTGTGCGAGGACGCCTTGCAGCGCGGCCGGGTGGTGGCGCTGCTCGATCCTCCGGTGCCCCCGCTGCGTACATACTTTCTGGTCGTGCGCACCGGCACACTCGCCCTTCCGCACATCGCGCGGGCGCACGAGTGGCTGCTGCGCGCTGCCGTCGACTGGTGA
- a CDS encoding MFS transporter, with amino-acid sequence MPLALLALAIGAFGIGTTEFVIMGLLPEVATDFGVSIPMAGFLVTGYALGVVLGAPLMTVLGTRISRKRMLLLLMGLFIAGNLLSAAAPVFGVMLAGRVVASLAHGAFFGIGSVVAADLVAPEKKAGAIAMMFTGLTVANVVGVPLGTFVGQSIGWRVTFAIVAGLGVIGLAGVAKLVPDMPKVEGVRLRHELAAFRNAQVLLAMAITVLGFGGVFAAITYITPMMTEVTGFADGSVTWLLVLFGLGMVGGNLVGGKFADRALMPILYVSLGALAVVLALFTLTAHNKIAAAVTIVLIGALGFATVPPLQKRVLDQAAGAPTLASAVNIGAFNLGNALSAWLGGIVIAAGLGYTAPNWVGAALATSALALAVLSRRLESRTESRTGNRTDTSRVIATSSPDTVQATAAHH; translated from the coding sequence ATGCCACTCGCGCTCCTCGCCCTCGCCATTGGGGCCTTTGGTATCGGCACCACCGAGTTCGTGATCATGGGGTTGCTGCCCGAGGTTGCCACGGACTTCGGGGTGTCGATCCCCATGGCCGGGTTCCTGGTCACCGGCTATGCGCTCGGTGTCGTACTCGGCGCCCCGCTGATGACCGTCCTCGGCACCCGGATCTCCCGCAAGCGCATGCTGCTGCTGCTGATGGGCCTCTTCATCGCCGGCAACCTGCTCTCTGCGGCCGCCCCGGTGTTCGGCGTGATGCTCGCAGGACGGGTGGTCGCCTCGCTGGCACACGGCGCGTTCTTCGGCATCGGTTCGGTCGTCGCGGCGGATCTCGTCGCTCCCGAAAAGAAGGCCGGAGCCATCGCGATGATGTTCACGGGTCTGACCGTGGCCAATGTCGTGGGCGTCCCGCTGGGCACCTTCGTCGGGCAGAGCATCGGTTGGCGGGTGACCTTCGCCATCGTCGCCGGGCTCGGTGTCATCGGCCTCGCCGGCGTCGCGAAGCTCGTACCCGACATGCCGAAGGTCGAGGGCGTACGGCTGCGGCACGAGCTGGCCGCCTTCCGTAATGCTCAGGTGCTGCTCGCCATGGCGATCACGGTCCTCGGCTTCGGCGGAGTCTTCGCCGCCATCACCTACATCACGCCGATGATGACCGAGGTCACCGGCTTCGCCGACGGCTCCGTCACCTGGCTGCTCGTCCTCTTCGGCCTCGGCATGGTCGGCGGCAACCTCGTCGGCGGCAAGTTCGCGGACCGCGCCCTGATGCCCATCCTGTATGTGTCGCTGGGTGCCCTTGCGGTCGTGCTCGCCCTGTTCACGTTGACTGCCCACAACAAGATCGCGGCGGCCGTGACCATCGTGCTGATCGGCGCGCTGGGCTTCGCGACTGTCCCGCCGCTGCAGAAGCGGGTCCTGGACCAGGCTGCAGGCGCCCCCACGCTGGCATCTGCCGTCAACATAGGTGCCTTCAACCTCGGCAACGCGCTCTCGGCCTGGCTGGGCGGCATCGTCATCGCGGCCGGCCTCGGCTACACCGCCCCCAACTGGGTCGGCGCGGCCCTCGCCACCTCGGCCCTCGCCCTCGCCGTCCTCTCACGCCGCCTCGAGAGCCGCACCGAGAGCCGCACCGGGAATCGCACCGACACCAGCCGCGTCATCGCCACCTCGAGCCCCGACACTGTTCAGGCCACCGCAGCCCACCACTGA
- a CDS encoding GNAT family N-acetyltransferase codes for MPTPLSELPIRRLTMDDLISCADLSEDRGWPREEHKWGLLLTAGTGYGIDDPAGKGLMTACVLTSYGSGLTTIGMVLVAERFARQGVGRRLMKHVLEVAGEAPVALHATPNGQPLYEELGFMNTGRAEMVRGHFHASGPAAEVSTRPATAEDLQAVLRLDTEVFGLDRTHMITRLPAFADQLRVAEEDGILTGYAAAWPNMETQVVGPLIARDTETAQALIASLAAGTDRPLRTDIDVRHEELLTWVKEHGLEPVAFNAVMTYGIPVLPGDWTRRFAPLTVAAG; via the coding sequence ATGCCAACACCGCTCTCCGAGCTGCCCATTCGCCGTCTGACCATGGACGACCTCATTTCCTGCGCCGATCTGTCCGAGGACCGCGGCTGGCCTCGTGAGGAGCACAAGTGGGGCCTGCTGCTGACGGCAGGGACGGGGTACGGCATCGACGACCCCGCGGGCAAGGGGCTGATGACCGCGTGCGTACTGACCTCGTACGGCTCCGGACTCACCACGATCGGGATGGTGCTCGTCGCCGAGCGGTTCGCCCGGCAGGGCGTCGGACGGCGCCTGATGAAGCATGTGCTCGAGGTGGCCGGGGAGGCCCCGGTCGCTCTGCACGCCACCCCGAACGGGCAGCCGCTCTACGAGGAGCTGGGCTTCATGAACACTGGCCGCGCCGAAATGGTCCGCGGTCACTTCCATGCCTCGGGCCCGGCCGCTGAGGTATCCACGCGCCCGGCGACCGCGGAGGACCTCCAAGCCGTCCTGCGGCTCGATACCGAGGTCTTCGGCCTGGACCGCACCCATATGATCACGCGCCTGCCCGCCTTCGCGGACCAGCTCCGCGTGGCGGAGGAGGACGGCATCCTGACGGGCTACGCGGCGGCCTGGCCGAACATGGAGACCCAGGTCGTCGGCCCGCTGATCGCGCGGGACACGGAGACGGCGCAGGCGCTGATCGCCTCGCTGGCGGCGGGTACGGACCGGCCGCTCCGCACGGACATCGACGTACGCCATGAGGAGCTGCTCACCTGGGTGAAGGAGCACGGCCTTGAGCCGGTCGCCTTCAACGCGGTGATGACCTACGGCATCCCCGTCCTCCCGGGCGACTGGACCCGCCGCTTCGCGCCTTTGACGGTCGCGGCCGGCTAG
- a CDS encoding globin domain-containing protein, with protein MDAPTTTSADNGTAGDSGGGGWFTPRKQSAQGRAAPPPAPDEGASTGDAGQQRIATPRRPVASIRPVGSGPRTAPAPAAEAQAAHVAAAAAPVADSPLDEAAFDEVLVDDLPIEHDPLRHSPIGRAPDERPPLDNAHGARAVHEAPTPYEPPPAAPAAPGSPDAILIRRTMAEIEPVADKVTSYFYALLFVRHPDLRGLFPAAMDAQRDRLLKALLTAAEHMDNPSVLTDYLKHLGHGHRKYGTQAAHYPAVGEALIGALTRYATATWDEETEAAWVRTYTKISQIMIDAASENERHAPAWWHGEVVSHDLRTPDIAIITVRPDQPYAFLAGQYTSLETPWWPRIWRHYSFAGAPRADGLLSFHVKAVPAGWVSNALVHHARPGDVVRLGAPAGSMTVDHTTDNGLLCLGGGTGIAPIKALVEDVAEHGERRPVKVFYGARTDFDLYDIDTMLRLQQTHPWLSVRPVVDGRSQFPDAVREYGPWYEYDAYLSGPPGMIRSGVDALRGIGIPFDRIRHDSLEELVAAGD; from the coding sequence ATGGACGCTCCGACCACCACGTCGGCCGACAACGGCACTGCAGGCGACAGCGGCGGAGGCGGATGGTTCACCCCTCGTAAGCAGTCGGCCCAGGGCCGGGCCGCCCCCCCTCCCGCCCCCGATGAGGGGGCGTCCACGGGTGATGCCGGGCAGCAGCGAATAGCCACGCCGCGGCGCCCCGTCGCCTCCATACGCCCGGTGGGCTCCGGCCCGCGTACCGCCCCGGCGCCCGCGGCTGAAGCTCAGGCAGCCCATGTGGCCGCTGCCGCCGCCCCCGTGGCCGACTCCCCGCTCGATGAGGCTGCCTTCGACGAGGTCCTTGTCGACGACCTCCCGATCGAGCACGACCCCCTGAGACACTCCCCGATCGGTCGCGCCCCGGACGAGCGCCCGCCGCTCGACAACGCCCACGGGGCCCGCGCGGTCCACGAGGCCCCCACCCCTTATGAGCCACCACCCGCCGCGCCCGCGGCCCCCGGCTCTCCCGACGCCATCCTCATCCGGCGCACGATGGCGGAGATCGAGCCCGTCGCCGACAAGGTGACCTCGTACTTCTACGCCCTGCTCTTCGTCCGCCATCCCGACCTGCGCGGCCTCTTCCCCGCGGCCATGGACGCCCAGCGCGACCGGCTCCTCAAGGCCCTGCTCACCGCCGCCGAGCACATGGACAACCCGTCCGTGCTGACCGACTACCTCAAGCACCTGGGCCATGGACACCGCAAGTACGGCACGCAGGCCGCGCACTACCCCGCCGTCGGCGAGGCGCTGATCGGCGCGCTGACCCGGTACGCCACGGCCACCTGGGACGAGGAGACCGAGGCCGCCTGGGTCCGTACGTACACCAAGATCTCCCAGATCATGATCGACGCGGCCTCCGAGAATGAGCGGCACGCGCCCGCCTGGTGGCATGGCGAGGTGGTGTCGCACGACCTCAGAACTCCTGACATCGCGATCATCACCGTCCGCCCCGACCAGCCGTACGCGTTCCTGGCCGGCCAGTACACAAGCTTGGAGACGCCCTGGTGGCCGCGGATCTGGCGGCACTACTCCTTCGCGGGAGCGCCCCGCGCCGACGGTCTGCTCTCGTTCCATGTCAAGGCGGTCCCGGCCGGCTGGGTCTCCAACGCCCTGGTCCACCACGCCCGCCCCGGCGACGTCGTGCGCCTCGGGGCTCCCGCCGGTTCGATGACCGTCGACCACACCACCGACAACGGTCTGCTCTGTCTGGGCGGCGGCACCGGTATAGCCCCCATCAAGGCGCTGGTCGAGGATGTCGCCGAGCACGGAGAACGGCGCCCGGTAAAGGTCTTCTACGGAGCGCGCACCGATTTCGACCTCTACGACATCGACACGATGCTGCGGCTCCAGCAGACGCACCCCTGGCTCTCGGTCCGCCCGGTGGTCGATGGCCGGTCGCAGTTCCCGGACGCTGTACGGGAGTACGGCCCGTGGTACGAGTACGACGCCTATCTCTCCGGACCGCCCGGCATGATCCGCAGCGGTGTCGACGCACTGCGCGGAATTGGCATCCCGTTCGACCGGATCCGCCACGACTCCCTCGAAGAACTCGTGGCGGCCGGCGACTAG
- a CDS encoding NUDIX hydrolase, with protein MTERPVVKRTARAILLDGNDLVLIKRTKPGVDPYWVTPGGGVEPEDATVVDALHREVDEELGAKIIDVVPCFVDTVEHIADGGVTGVKVQHFFVCRLESMDPSRRHGPEIEEPCGEYEIVRVPFSRVGIAAVHLVPLSLRHYLDGNIEGVRAMHAPDLG; from the coding sequence ATGACCGAACGACCGGTGGTCAAGCGCACCGCACGCGCCATTCTGCTGGACGGCAACGACCTCGTCCTGATCAAGCGCACCAAGCCCGGAGTGGATCCGTACTGGGTCACCCCCGGTGGCGGGGTCGAGCCGGAGGACGCCACCGTCGTCGACGCGCTCCACCGGGAGGTGGACGAAGAGCTCGGCGCCAAGATCATCGATGTGGTGCCCTGCTTCGTCGACACCGTCGAACACATCGCGGACGGCGGTGTGACGGGGGTGAAGGTCCAGCACTTCTTCGTCTGCCGACTCGAATCCATGGACCCGTCGCGCCGGCACGGCCCGGAGATCGAGGAGCCCTGTGGGGAATACGAGATCGTACGGGTGCCGTTCAGCCGCGTCGGGATCGCGGCCGTCCATCTCGTACCGCTGTCACTGCGGCACTACCTGGACGGCAATATCGAGGGCGTACGCGCGATGCACGCACCCGACCTGGGCTAG
- a CDS encoding HAD family hydrolase has product MERTRRLHIFDLDGTLIRGSAAPVEISRQLGLLEEIGELERDIIARRIGPPEYAVRVHALWTDLTDAHVAAAFETAPWLDGIQEVWREIREGGDYCAVISLSPSFFVERLLGWGAHAAHGSLFPELPFTRPVDPAGILNAAAKVKIADRLCADFGVGLDACVAYGDSMSDAEIFASVPTTVAVNADHHLSGLATHTYMGGDLREAYELVRFRG; this is encoded by the coding sequence ATGGAGAGAACTCGCAGGCTGCACATCTTCGATCTCGACGGCACACTGATCCGCGGATCGGCGGCCCCCGTGGAGATATCCCGGCAGCTGGGGCTGCTGGAAGAGATCGGCGAGCTGGAACGGGACATCATCGCCCGCAGGATCGGCCCGCCGGAGTATGCGGTGCGTGTGCACGCCCTGTGGACCGATCTCACCGATGCGCATGTGGCGGCCGCTTTCGAGACGGCGCCCTGGCTCGACGGCATCCAGGAGGTGTGGCGGGAGATCCGTGAAGGCGGCGACTATTGCGCCGTCATTTCGCTCTCGCCCTCCTTCTTCGTGGAGCGGCTGCTGGGCTGGGGAGCTCATGCGGCGCACGGCTCACTCTTTCCCGAGCTGCCCTTCACCCGGCCCGTGGACCCCGCGGGCATTCTCAACGCGGCTGCGAAAGTGAAGATCGCTGACCGGCTTTGTGCAGACTTCGGGGTTGGTCTGGACGCATGTGTTGCATACGGTGATTCCATGTCCGACGCGGAGATCTTCGCGTCGGTGCCCACAACGGTGGCGGTGAATGCCGATCACCATCTGTCGGGTCTGGCCACACACACCTATATGGGGGGCGATCTGCGCGAAGCCTATGAACTGGTGCGATTCCGCGGATAG